From Mustela erminea isolate mMusErm1 chromosome 1, mMusErm1.Pri, whole genome shotgun sequence, a single genomic window includes:
- the ELAVL3 gene encoding ELAV-like protein 3 isoform X2 gives MVTILGAMESQVAGGPAGPALPNGPLLGTNGATDDSKTNLIVNYLPQNMTQDEFKSLFGSIGDIESCKLVRDKITGQSLGYGFVNYSDPNDADKAISTLNGLKLQTKTIKVSYARPSSASIRDANLYVSGLPKTMSQKEMEQLFSQYGRIITSRILVDQVTGVSRGVGFIRFDKRIEAEEAIKGLNGQKPLGAAEPITVKFANNPSQKTGQALLTHLYQSSARRYAGPLHHQTQRFRLDNLLNMAYGVKSPLSLIARFSPIAIDGMSGLAGVGLSGGAAGAGWCIFVYNLSPEADESVLWQLFGPFGAVTNVKVIRDFTTNKCKGFGFVTMTNYDEAAMAIASLNGYRLGERVLQVSFKTSKQHKA, from the exons ATGGTCACT ATACTCGGGGCCATGGAGTCTCAGGTGGCGGGGGGCCCGGCCGGCCCGGCCCTGCCCAACGGGCCACTCCTTGGTACAAACGGAGCCACTGATGACAGCAAGACCAACCTCATCGTCAACTACCTGCCCCAGAACATGACCCAGGATGAGTTCAAGAGTCTCTTTGGCAGCATTGGTGACATCGAATCCTGCAAGTTGGTTCGGGATAAGATCACAG GGCAGAGCCTCGGTTACGGGTTTGTGAACTACTCTGATCCCAACGATGCAGACAAAGCCATCAGCACCCTCAACGGCCTCAAACTGCAGACGAAGACCATCAAG GTGTCCTATGCCAGACCCAGTTCGGCATCCATCCGTGATGCTAACCTGTATGTCAGTGGACTCCCCAAGACCATGAGCCAGAAGGAAATGGAGCAGCTCTTCTCCCAGTATGGCCGCATCATCACTTCCCGCATCCTGGTGGACCAGGTCACAG GCGTCTCTCGGGGTGTGGGATTCATCCGCTTTGACAAGAGAATCGAGGCTGAGGAGGCCATCAAAGGACTGAACGGGCAGAAGCCGCTGGGCGCGGCGGAGCCCATCACGGTCAAGTTCGCCAACAACCCAAGTCAGAAGACTGGCCAGGCCCTGCTCACTCACCTCTACCAGTCATCAGCCCGACGCTATGCAGGCCCCCTACACCATCAGACGCAGCGCTTCCG GCTGGATAACTTGCTCAACATGGCCTACGGAGTCAAGAG TCCCCTGTCGCTCATCGCCAGGTTCTCGCCCATCGCCATCGACGGCATGAGTGGCCTCGCGGGCGTGGGCCTGTCGGGGGGTGCGGCAGGCGCTGGCTGGTGTATCTTCGTGTACAACCTGTCGCCGGAGGCGGATGAGAGCGTGCTGTGGCAGCTGTTCGGGCCCTTTGGGGCAGTCACCAACGTCAAGGTCATCCGCGACTTCACCACCAACAAGTGCAAGGGCTTTGGCTTCGTCACGATGACCAACTACGACGAAGCGGCCATGGCCATCGCCAGCCTCAACGGCTACCGCCTGGGCGAGCGCGTGCTGCAGGTGTCCTTCAAGACCAGCAAACAGCACAAGGCCTGA
- the ELAVL3 gene encoding ELAV-like protein 3 isoform X3, producing the protein MVTQILGAMESQVAGGPAGPALPNGPLLGTNGATDDSKTNLIVNYLPQNMTQDEFKSLFGSIGDIESCKLVRDKITGQSLGYGFVNYSDPNDADKAISTLNGLKLQTKTIKVSYARPSSASIRDANLYVSGLPKTMSQKEMEQLFSQYGRIITSRILVDQVTGVSRGVGFIRFDKRIEAEEAIKGLNGQKPLGAAEPITVKFANNPSQKTGQALLTHLYQSSARRYAGPLHHQTQRFRLDNLLNMAYGVKRFSPIAIDGMSGLAGVGLSGGAAGAGWCIFVYNLSPEADESVLWQLFGPFGAVTNVKVIRDFTTNKCKGFGFVTMTNYDEAAMAIASLNGYRLGERVLQVSFKTSKQHKA; encoded by the exons ATGGTCACT CAGATACTCGGGGCCATGGAGTCTCAGGTGGCGGGGGGCCCGGCCGGCCCGGCCCTGCCCAACGGGCCACTCCTTGGTACAAACGGAGCCACTGATGACAGCAAGACCAACCTCATCGTCAACTACCTGCCCCAGAACATGACCCAGGATGAGTTCAAGAGTCTCTTTGGCAGCATTGGTGACATCGAATCCTGCAAGTTGGTTCGGGATAAGATCACAG GGCAGAGCCTCGGTTACGGGTTTGTGAACTACTCTGATCCCAACGATGCAGACAAAGCCATCAGCACCCTCAACGGCCTCAAACTGCAGACGAAGACCATCAAG GTGTCCTATGCCAGACCCAGTTCGGCATCCATCCGTGATGCTAACCTGTATGTCAGTGGACTCCCCAAGACCATGAGCCAGAAGGAAATGGAGCAGCTCTTCTCCCAGTATGGCCGCATCATCACTTCCCGCATCCTGGTGGACCAGGTCACAG GCGTCTCTCGGGGTGTGGGATTCATCCGCTTTGACAAGAGAATCGAGGCTGAGGAGGCCATCAAAGGACTGAACGGGCAGAAGCCGCTGGGCGCGGCGGAGCCCATCACGGTCAAGTTCGCCAACAACCCAAGTCAGAAGACTGGCCAGGCCCTGCTCACTCACCTCTACCAGTCATCAGCCCGACGCTATGCAGGCCCCCTACACCATCAGACGCAGCGCTTCCG GCTGGATAACTTGCTCAACATGGCCTACGGAGTCAAGAG GTTCTCGCCCATCGCCATCGACGGCATGAGTGGCCTCGCGGGCGTGGGCCTGTCGGGGGGTGCGGCAGGCGCTGGCTGGTGTATCTTCGTGTACAACCTGTCGCCGGAGGCGGATGAGAGCGTGCTGTGGCAGCTGTTCGGGCCCTTTGGGGCAGTCACCAACGTCAAGGTCATCCGCGACTTCACCACCAACAAGTGCAAGGGCTTTGGCTTCGTCACGATGACCAACTACGACGAAGCGGCCATGGCCATCGCCAGCCTCAACGGCTACCGCCTGGGCGAGCGCGTGCTGCAGGTGTCCTTCAAGACCAGCAAACAGCACAAGGCCTGA
- the ELAVL3 gene encoding ELAV-like protein 3 isoform X1, with product MVTQILGAMESQVAGGPAGPALPNGPLLGTNGATDDSKTNLIVNYLPQNMTQDEFKSLFGSIGDIESCKLVRDKITGQSLGYGFVNYSDPNDADKAISTLNGLKLQTKTIKVSYARPSSASIRDANLYVSGLPKTMSQKEMEQLFSQYGRIITSRILVDQVTGVSRGVGFIRFDKRIEAEEAIKGLNGQKPLGAAEPITVKFANNPSQKTGQALLTHLYQSSARRYAGPLHHQTQRFRLDNLLNMAYGVKSPLSLIARFSPIAIDGMSGLAGVGLSGGAAGAGWCIFVYNLSPEADESVLWQLFGPFGAVTNVKVIRDFTTNKCKGFGFVTMTNYDEAAMAIASLNGYRLGERVLQVSFKTSKQHKA from the exons ATGGTCACT CAGATACTCGGGGCCATGGAGTCTCAGGTGGCGGGGGGCCCGGCCGGCCCGGCCCTGCCCAACGGGCCACTCCTTGGTACAAACGGAGCCACTGATGACAGCAAGACCAACCTCATCGTCAACTACCTGCCCCAGAACATGACCCAGGATGAGTTCAAGAGTCTCTTTGGCAGCATTGGTGACATCGAATCCTGCAAGTTGGTTCGGGATAAGATCACAG GGCAGAGCCTCGGTTACGGGTTTGTGAACTACTCTGATCCCAACGATGCAGACAAAGCCATCAGCACCCTCAACGGCCTCAAACTGCAGACGAAGACCATCAAG GTGTCCTATGCCAGACCCAGTTCGGCATCCATCCGTGATGCTAACCTGTATGTCAGTGGACTCCCCAAGACCATGAGCCAGAAGGAAATGGAGCAGCTCTTCTCCCAGTATGGCCGCATCATCACTTCCCGCATCCTGGTGGACCAGGTCACAG GCGTCTCTCGGGGTGTGGGATTCATCCGCTTTGACAAGAGAATCGAGGCTGAGGAGGCCATCAAAGGACTGAACGGGCAGAAGCCGCTGGGCGCGGCGGAGCCCATCACGGTCAAGTTCGCCAACAACCCAAGTCAGAAGACTGGCCAGGCCCTGCTCACTCACCTCTACCAGTCATCAGCCCGACGCTATGCAGGCCCCCTACACCATCAGACGCAGCGCTTCCG GCTGGATAACTTGCTCAACATGGCCTACGGAGTCAAGAG TCCCCTGTCGCTCATCGCCAGGTTCTCGCCCATCGCCATCGACGGCATGAGTGGCCTCGCGGGCGTGGGCCTGTCGGGGGGTGCGGCAGGCGCTGGCTGGTGTATCTTCGTGTACAACCTGTCGCCGGAGGCGGATGAGAGCGTGCTGTGGCAGCTGTTCGGGCCCTTTGGGGCAGTCACCAACGTCAAGGTCATCCGCGACTTCACCACCAACAAGTGCAAGGGCTTTGGCTTCGTCACGATGACCAACTACGACGAAGCGGCCATGGCCATCGCCAGCCTCAACGGCTACCGCCTGGGCGAGCGCGTGCTGCAGGTGTCCTTCAAGACCAGCAAACAGCACAAGGCCTGA
- the ZNF653 gene encoding zinc finger protein 653: MAERVPEPEAEAEAEAGAGGEAAAEEGAAGRKARGRPRLTESDRARRRLESRKKYDVRRVYLGEAHGPWVDLRRRSGWSDAKLAAYLISLERGQRSGRHGKPWEQVPKKPKRKKRRRRNVNCLKNVVIWYEDHKHRCPYEPHLAELDPTFGLYTTAVWQCEAGHRYFQDLHSPLKPLSESDPDSDKVGNGLAAGSSDSSSSGSGSDSEEPPEGQPAKVAAAAAVTPTSPAGSSGLITQEGVHIPFDVHHVESLAEQGTPLCPNPAGSGPEALETVVCVPVPVQVGPGPGTLFENMPQEALGEVVASCPMPGMVPGSQVIIIAGPGYDALTAEGIHLNVAAGSGAPTGGLGDEVPCAVMEGVAAYTQTEPEGSQPSTTDPAALAGIETKKEKEDLYVLKKEEKEEPVAPELAELAATVPESTEPEAEVDGEELDGSDMSAIIYEIPKEPEKRRRSKRTRVMDADGLLEMFHCPYEGCSQVYVALSSFQNHVNLVHRKGKTKVCPHPGCGKKFYLSNHLRRHMIIHSGVREFTCETCGKSFKRKNHLEVHRRTHTGETPLQCEICGYQCRQRASLNWHMKKHTAEVQYNFTCERCGKRFEKLDSVKFHTLKSHPDHKPA; encoded by the exons ATGGCGGAGCGGGTGCCGGAGCCCGAGGCGGAGGCGGAGGCTGAGGCGGGCGCAGGCGGGGAGGCGGCGGCCGAGGAGGGCGCGGCGGGCCGCAAGGCGCGGGGTCGGCCGCGGCTCACGGAGTCCGACCGAGCCCGGCGGCGGCTCGAGTCCCGGAAGAAGTACGACGTGCGGCGTGTGTACCTGGGCGAGGCGCACGGGCCCTGGGTGGACCTGCGGCGCCGCAGCGGCTGGAGCGACGCCAAGCTCGCAGCCTATCTCATCTCGCTGGAGCGCGGCCAGCGTAGCGGCCGCCACGG GAAGCCTTGGGAGCAGGTCCCCAAAAAGCCAAAGCGGAAGAAAA ggaggcGACGCAACGTGAACTGCCTAAAGAACGTGGTGATCTGGTATGAGGACCACAAGCACCGCTGCCCGTACGAGCCGCACCTGGCCGAGCTGGACCCCACCTTTGGCCTGTACACCACGGCCGTGTGGCAGTGCGAGGCCGGCCACCGCTACTTCCAGGACCTGCACTCGCCCCTGAAGCCCCTCAGCGAGTCAGACCCCGACAGTGACAAAG TGGGCAATGGCCTGGCGGCTGGCAGCTCCGACTCGTCCAGCTCTGGCTCGGGCTCCGACTCCGAGGAGCCCCCTGAGGGCCAGCCGGCCAAggtggcggcagcggcggcagtCACCCCCACCAGCCCGGCAGGCAGCAGCGGGCTCATCACGCAGGAAGGCGTGCACATCCCCTTCGACGTCCACCACGTGGAGAGCCTGGCTGAGCAGGGCACCCCACTGTGCCCCAACCCAGCAGGCAGCGGGCCTGAGGCCCTGGAGACGGTGGTGTGCGTGCCGGTGCCCGTACAAGTGGGCCCGGGTCCTGGCACCCTCTTTGAGAACATGCCCCAGGAGGCCCTGGGCGAGGTGGTAGCCAGCTGTCCCATGCCGGGCATGGTGCCTGGCTCGCAGGTGATCATCATCGCCGGCCCCGGCTACGATGCCCTCACAGCTGAGGGCATCCACCTCAACGTGGCAGCAGGCAGCGGTGCCCCCACTGGGGGTCTGGGGGATGAGGTGCCCTGCGCGGTGATGGAGGGCGTGGCGGCCTACACCCAGACGGAGCCCGAGGGCAGCCAGCCCAGCACCACAGACCCTGCCGCCTTGGCAGGCATCGAGACCAAGAAAG AGAAGGAGGACTTGTACGTGCttaagaaggaggagaaggaggagcctGTGGCCCCGGAGCTGGCGGAGCTGGCGGCCACGGTACCTGAGAGCACGGAACCGGAAGCAGAGGTGGACGGGGAGGAGCTGGACGGCAGTGACATGTCGGCCATCATCTACGAGATCCCCAAGGAGCCTGAgaa gagGCGGCGGAGCAAGCGGACTCGGGTGATGGACGCCGACGGTCTGCTGGAGATGTTCCACTGCCCCTACGAGGGCTGCAGCCAGGTCTACGTGGCCCTCAGCAGTTTCCAG AACCATGTCAATCTGGTACATCGGAAAGGGAAGACCAAGGTGTGTCCACACCCTGGCTGTGGCAAGAAGTTCTATTTATCCAACCACCTGCGGCGACACATGATCATCCATTCAG GTGTCCGTGAATTCACCTGCGAAACCTGCGGCAAGTCCTTCAAGAGGAAGAACCACCTAGAGGTACACCGACGCACGCACACCGGCGAGACGCCCCTGCA GTGCGAGATCTGTGGCTACCAGTGCCGACAGCGTGCGTCGCTCAACTGGCACATGAAGAAGCACACGGCCGAGGTGCAGTACAACTTCACGTGCGAGCGCTGCGGGAAGCGCTTCGAGAAGCTGGACAGTGTCAAGTTTCACACGCTCAAAAGCCACCCGGACCACAAGCCAGCCTGA